One window of Serinus canaria isolate serCan28SL12 chromosome 3, serCan2020, whole genome shotgun sequence genomic DNA carries:
- the LOC103819224 gene encoding cystatin-like, whose protein sequence is MAAAVRGSWQNAAMAADRVSLVVLLAVALLFFAGVVRGAGLRPPMVGAPQPIEDPENDEGLERALQFAMTAYNRASNDMYSSRVVRVISARRQIVAGVKYIMEVEIARTTCTKPATDIQRCAFHEEPQMAKHTICNFVVLNVPWKNQVELLESKCQ, encoded by the exons ATGGCGGCGGCCGTGAGGGGGAGCTGGCAGAACGCAGCCATGGCGGCCGATAGAGTGTCTTTGGTGGTGCTGCTGGCGGTGGCCCTGCTCTTCTTCGCCGGCGTCGTGCGGGGCGCCGGGCTCCGCCCGCCGATGGTGGGCGCCCCGCAGCCTATCGAGGACCCCGAGAACGATGAGGGGCTGGAGCGGGCTCTGCAGTTCGCCATGACGGCGTACAACAGGGCCAGCAACGACATGTACTCCAGCCGGGTGGTGCGGGTCATCAGCGCCCGGAGGCAG ATCGTGGCTGGAGTCAAGTACATAATGGAAGTGGAGATCGCCCGGACAACCTGCACAAAGCCAGCAACTGATATCCAGCGCTGTGCTTTCCACGAGGAGCCCCAGATGGCCAAG CACACCATTTGCAACTTTGTAGTGTTAAATGTTCCTTGGAAAAACcaagtggagctgctggagagcaaGTGCCAGTAA